The DNA sequence AGTATGGAGTTTCTATCAAACTAATTTGACACATTACTTCATctatctaaatattttataagCGGGTGAGTGGGATTTACAGTAGAATTCAACCACAtcacatttttttagaatagCGATACGGCACGAAACGAGATCCTATTAAGTTTTGTGGCGATCAACATTACTCGGTCTGAAAACTAAGGAAGGAGGAGACATTGAATTCTATGATGGGCAAATTACAACATAACAGGAggagggggtgggggtggtggtggtggaaagatgaagagagaaaatgatGGATTGGCCAGGGGAGGGAGGCGTGGGTGAGCTAACACCTTGACACGATAAATCATGACAGGCAGGTGACCCAAATAatgatccctctctctctctctctctctctctctctctctctctaagaagTGGGGGCGTGTCAGGTGTAGGGGCCTAGGAGAGACAGCAACCTCCGCATGAGGCAGTCACCCACATTTCACTGTCCTGTCGTCCGCCCCTCTCGCCAACCGCAATCTCCGCCCCCCCGCCCCACCGGCTAGGCGCTACGGCCATCTCTCTTGGGTCGGATTGAAAACACGTCTCACCCACCAAccatggattttcttttctctcttttctctcgaaATGCGATTTTTCGGCGACAATTTGTACGGAGAATTACGGTAAGCCGAAACGATCGCGGTGGGGTTCCGATCTACTGTGTCGGTCCCTCCATGAATCATAGAATGTTCATCTCTgtattttctttcctcctttcttgttttttctatcGTGCCGGTTTgattcctctttttcttttagcGATTTATTTGTATTCCCCTCTTCAGTTAATGTTTTTCGTCGACCGAATTGATCTTAGAACTTTAGGGCAGAAGATTTGATGCGATGGGTAAAGGACGAAGCGTGACGTGAACGCACGAAAATATAAATTCTCGGAGTCGGTCGTGTAGATCCAAAGTCTCATCTAAATCCATCAAGACGACCCTATTAACCTTGTCACGTACTTTACTCTTAGGTTTTTCTTGATTGGACCACGGTGGATCAACCATACCGACCTACTGGCCACCATGTCATTTTCATCCCAAAAAGCAAGGATAAAGCTAGCTAATAAGCCAAATGGTCCAACCCCGAGTTGGTTAGAGTGAGTTGAACCGAAGGGAGAAAAGTGGGCACTTGGGAACTTACTTAGTATGAGCAAATCGAATTTAAGACataaaaacaacaacaacaacaacaaaaaggagATTTGGTTTGCCAAAACCGTCCCTTTTGACAAAACCAAGTTGGAAACAATGAGTTAGGAGGAAAATCGCTCGAATctttgtgaaattttggaagGTCGAGAAACTTTTTAAAGGGAAGGGGAGCAAGTGGAAGTGCAATCACTGCCAAAGGGACAAAATGAGAGGAAGAGAAGCAAAAGCTGCCAGCAGGAATTGAGTGGTGGGGATTAAGCACGAGACCTGACGTGCAAGGAAGGAAGAATGGATGTtccgtcttcttcttcacatcttggggaaaaacaaaaaaaaaacaaaaaagaaagtggaGTAAAGAACAGGACCCCGCAACAGTGGAAGGCCTAATACCAGATTATGAGTGCGTGTCCTTGGAAGAGAAATGATTAAGAACTTCAAACAGGCATTTGCGCGCCCGGTTTCGATACATCTTTAAGTTCTCATATCAATCTATTCATGGTCGGTTCCGGGTATCGAGTTCGAACGGGAAAGAGCAAAGTTAGTACGGCGAGAACAACCTCTCTAGAACCATGACGATTGTCGAGAACTCGTCATGTAATAGAAGTTGTTTATGCATCTAGATCTAATATTGCCCAAGCCTTAGTACTTAGCTTTGATGGCCCGACCACTGTGGCTTTCTCTTGATCCGGGGAATTGCGCAGGCTTTATTATAGGATATGATGAAGGGCAAAAAAGGGTAGGAGTGGACCCGTCGTGTTTTCTAGtttgtaggaaaaaaaaaacaaaagatgttTGCTTCATCCAATGAAATGGGATGAGATGAGAACCTTCTTTTTTGTCAGCTTGCTTGAGAGTGGAGAAAAGACGCATGTTGTTTTTCTTCACGCTATCTTCAACACAAGCAGATGTAATGTACAGAAATAATTATAGTAATAATGAGCTTGTTTTGGCATGAAGGCATCTCTAGGCGGAAAGACAAAAGGCGAAAACTGAGGTGTCACCATCTTTATCTTTTCAACCCCACTTTGATTTTTcctgaattgtttttttttttttaaaggaaatggAGGGCACGACATCACAGGCTCCGTCGGATCAGAGAAGGGTATTTTGGAGCAGCACACATTCTTGCACTAACCAGacaatagaaaaagagaaaagcggcaccagcagcagcagcagcaacttgTCTTTTGCTGCAAGATGATTCACTCGGTTCCTCTCAGACAACAGCAGATCGAAGGAATCAATGTGCAATCCCCATTCACATTCTTCTGCAACAAGAGGCAAAAAGGACTGGACTAAGCCTGGAAAAAGGGAGGGAgtggattgaaaatttgaaaccaTATGCTCCTGTTGAATAGCAAGTCACCAATGACAAGAATCCTGCATCAAGAGCAAACATAATCAGGAAGAAAATTATTCCTATCTGTACACTGAATGAGAATCTTTTTCAGGTCAATACTTCTTACAAGTGTTCTTTCCACTCCCCCAAACAACAGCAAGGCTACTGATCAGGATACTAGCACTATATTAACAGATATGAATACTGCATTTTAATCCATGTGCAGATAGAGGTTAACGATGTTCATGTGACGGGTCGTTTAGATAGAAGTATGGAGAGAAACAGAAAATCACTAGTAAAATTTTGCACTTTTGAAAACTATAGAAACCAAAATCCTGCTTGGAAATCCATTATCTTCGACTCTAGTGGTGCGCAGGAACTTGCCTGTAGATTAGAGTGAAGCATCTAGGATGTTTTATGCTTGGCTGAGTTCATTCCGTATTGCAGCCAAACCACTCCACATTATCTAACGCTTTCATGTTTGCAAAGATCAAGTACATCGTGAAATCACACattaacagttgaaaattttgattcatGAGCTCGTTTAACGACCAACAATCATCGCCGCTTTAATAGAACCATCTGTTCCAAGATTAACTTCAAAGGGGAGAAAAATACTAAATTAGCTATTACAAGATTGCAGAATCCTCGTAATCCCAGAATCCCAGAAATCAAAGCAAATATTCAGTCAAAACTCCAAATGTTTCACTTCATAGTTCAGCAACTTCAGATCACTCACAAGCATCGAGGATGATTGGGTATAGTGGTCAAAGAACCAGATTTCAAGATGCCTGCAGAGTACAATGATGGCAAACTCTTGTTTCAGAACACAGGGGAAGCAGCCAACCTCACTCGCTCCCTGTACTAAATGGATCATATACTACTTCTTTGACTTCCTTAGCCTACCACTACATATCCGGCTTTATTCCATGTCCTTACAATACCTGTTGGGATTAGGCACGAGAAATACTTAGATAAAGTGTCTAACTAGTAGACGAAAAAAGCAATAgtataaattttaaattggtgGCAGAAAATTGCTCGACCCGACTGTCAGTGCAGGATTCAAGTAATAGTGACACAGCATCACTGAATCCCTTTGACAGACCAGAGCTAACCAGCATTTAGTCATCTAAGTGCCAGGACCGCTGAAACAGTATCATGAATTGCAAAAGATCAACCAGAGCAGGAACTGCTTTAAAGTTAGCAGACTGAGAACTTTGGCAGGGAAGCTTTCTTCTGGAGAAGCTGGCATAACTAAAGataacatcaacatcatcatcatcacttttatctcaaactagtaggggttggcggtcgatgaacccaaaaaataaataaaataaaagcaagaccgattgagggaaaagaaataattttataaaaataaaaatatatatagggaaaaaggactaaaaaggatAGTCTGGAAGATAGAGAATTCTGCCcttccacaatgctaatagctttcctctaCTCCGTCCTAAAACAAAccgtacgccaatctatttTCCACTTcgttaaatcttgttttactactttcccccaggtaagtttcggccgacctcttcatttcttcataTCATGCTCTTGGTAACAAACTTATGTTCTTACCGGAGCATCTAGgaatcttcgaagaatatgcccaaaccatctcaatctatgttctctcatcttttttgtCACCGGTACTACTCtaacttttcgtcgaatatctttatttattatcttATCCATCATTGTatatgaccacacatccaccttaacatccCCATTTCCactactcccattttatgccCATGTTGCCATTGTGCTGGCCAACATTCAGCTCCGTATAGGATTGCAAGCCTTACtgttattttataaaattttccttttagcctaagagggattttgccATCAACCTAGTATTGCCAGATTCACTAATTCAATCCCATTAAAGTAGTACATGGTAAAAATACCTCCTATGCAGACTAGCTGCAGGAGGTATTTTTACCTCTAAAACAAGCATGACAGCCGGTACCTCAAACATCAGGACGCGTGCAGATCACCCGCCAGAACTTGCTAATGAAGGAGCTGCAATGATTGCATAAACTTGACTGACCGTGTCCCATGTACTCCATAAATTAAAGCACATAACAAATACTTTAGAAAGATTACAATAAATCGCAATatctttttacttcttttctATTTGTAGTCCCAAGTCTTGCTCTGAATATATCTTTCAACCTAGGATCCTTGAAACATTGACTTGTAAAAACATACAAATACCTTCTGCTCTTCTCTCCTTATTGATAAACAAAGATGCACAAATTATGATTTTCGAAGAGGATCTGATTATAAGCTCTACATAGATGCTATAAAGGACATTAAAAATCCTATCCGCACGATCTGCTTCTATGTGGCCAAAGAGCATTTATACTTGTCACTTGTCATTAGCCCAATACATAACCTGTGTGATTTACTCCAAAACAAGTACCTGGTAAATAATTTTCATCCCGTGTGAACTTGACCAGCTGCCTGCATGCTGCAAGTGCCCATAAAATGAAAACCACTTCAAATTTCTGGAGCATCGTAATGTGCCCATCAGACCCGAGCTCAAGTCAACATGCTGCAGTAGCCTCAAGCCACCGGCGGGGATCAATCATATTCAAAGAGGATGGTCACCCAAATTAGAAATATCAACCATATTCTCAACAAGATGCAGCTGCCTTGTCAATATGACAAGACATTGATAAACCCGTTTTGATTGAGGGTGTGATTTATCTCTAACAATAAACTCATGAACAACTCCATTAACCTCAATTGAGCTACATCCTGGTATCTTCTCTACTCCTCTATttgtcatcatcttcctcacctTCCTAGATTCTTCCCACATGTTTGCTTCTCCATACATATTCGCCAGTAGAACATAAGTACCACTGTCATGAGGATCCAACTTTAGAAGTTCTAAAGCCACCTTTTGTCCCAGGAGGACATTCCTGTGAACTCGACAAGCAAAAAACAATGGGCCCCAAACTCCAGCATCTGCCTTTATTGGCATGCCCTCAATAAGCTTCACCGCCTCTTCCAATAAACCAGCCCGTCCAAGAAGGTCTACCATGCAAGAATAGTGCTTAAGCCTTGGGAACAGATTAAATTCAGAAGTCATTTGAGAGAAGAAATTACGGCCAGCTTCAACCAAACCCCCATGACAACAAGCTGATAGCACCCCTAGAAATGTGACCTCATCTGGCTTCAGCCCGTCACCAAGCATTTCCCTGAAGAAGGATATCGCATCCAGTGCATATCCATGATGAGCTAAACCGCATATTAATGCCGTCCAGGTTAAGGAATTTTTCATCGGCATTTCCAAGAAAACACGGAGAGCTCTAGGAATATCTCCGCACTTGGCATACATGTCGATAAGAGCAGTTCCCAAGGCAACATTGAGAGAAAGCTTGTGTTTCTCTATGTAGTGGTGAATCCATATCCCAACTTCAAGAGCCCCTAGTTGTGAGCAAGCCGATAAGCAAGTAACCATCGTAACTTCATCTGGTCTTGTGTTACTGGATTGCATTTCATGGAACAAGGCTAGAGCCTCCTTGCTACGGTTAGCTTGAACATAGCCACCTATCAATGCATTCCATGGAACAACATCCTTTTGAGGCATGCCATCAAAAAGCTCCCTGGCCATGTCTAGAAACCCGAATCTTGCATATCCAACAACCATCGTAGTGTAAGAAACAAAAGTTCTCATCGTCATGTTATCGAAAATTTCCTGCGCTTGTTCGAGATCCCCACACTTGATGTACATGTCCATAAGAGCATTGGCGAGAGGCACAGTCAAAGTCAACCCATTCCCTTCAATCAATTGGTGAAATTCTCTCCCTAGTTTCGAATCCTCCAATTGGGCACATGAAGAGACCATGCCAATCATCGTGACCTCGTCCGGCATAACACCCTCTGCCTCCATCTCACGATACACTCTCAAAGCATTACCCGCGAGCCCACTCCTCACATACCCATTGATCAAGGAGTTCCATGAAACCAAGTCTCTCACAGGGCTTCTGTCGAACACCTCACGTGCTTTCCCCACCTCGCCCCACGAAACAAACATATGGATCACCGCATTGCGCACGAACAAGTCGCCGTGAAATCCCAACTTCACCACATGGCCAAGAATTCCGCGGCCGAAACGATTCATCGACGAATTAGCACATATCTTCAGCAGCAGGGGATAAGTATAATTGTCCGGCTTCGACCCGCCATTCCTCAACATCCGCCGGTACAGAACGAACGCTTCGTTCGGTCTCTCGCTCTCTGCAAAGCCCCTGATCGCCACATTCCACGAGAACGCATTCGGGTCCTCCGCGCCGTACAGGATCTTGGCGCAGTACTCGAGGTCCCGCGACTCCGAGATGGCGCAGAAGGCGACGAGGCGGCTCAGAGCCAGCCCATCGGAGACCAGGCCGGTGGCCACCATCTGGGCTTGGACTTGCATCAGTTGGGACATGGACCGGCATCGCTCCAGCAGGGAGAGGAGCGGGTTCGAGAGGACGAAAGCGTGGGTGGTGTTCCAGCTCGTGGGCTTGTCTCTGTGGGGAGGGAGAGACCGGGTGTGGAgcggagagaggaggagagagctcAGCAGAGGGTTCGGGAGCGAACGGAGGAGAGATCGGTGAGCGGCTGCATGGAGAGGGATCATCACAAACGTGGGTTGGCTCTTGTCATTGGAGCTTTCTGGTCGTGCAGCTCCATGCAAGACAGGTTTCCAACTATCGAGGTTTCTTCACAGCTACAGCCTACAGCCTTAAAAAGGACAACCAAAAGtatgacccccaaaaaaaaaaaaaaaaataggacaaccattttattttttctgttaatATAATTGATTAAACCTTGTGTAGTTAGAGATTTTTAAACTTCATTAATTACATTAAATTGGGTAATTAACAAATTAAATTGGGTTATTAACCCAATAAATTTCAATGTAATATTGGATTCTTGAGTTTTAGCTCCAGTTTCTCGAATGAAAAtacgaaatccaaaaattaatgttattttcctttttcctcggtCTTATTGATCTACATACATCATTTAAAATACTTAATTAGGCTTGCATGCTGCTTAAATGCGGTATTAGATTTGAGTTCAACTTGATTTAAATGCATATCAACTCAACTATACTACATTCAGATTTGTGAGCCTTTGAGTCATCAATTTTAGTCATGTATTATCAATCTCAAATTTAATTTCATTTACTCATAAAGTTAGGCATTGCCTAATTAATGTAGGGTTCATGCATCATGACATATAAAATCAAACTAGCACAAAGTGAGATTGAAATAGCCAACAAGCCGAGCTTATATATAACTTACTATCTCAAAGTTTAATGTCACAAATCACTCAACAAACACCATCTTCATTCAACACCAAACACAAATGaaattagggaaaatgacaATGCTCTTGCTAAAAGAGATAATTATTATTGAGATCAAAAGAATTATTTATAGGTTTAGGGTCAAGCCTTCTACAATTACATAAATAATCCCAACTTGATAATATTATAGAATAATAAGTAATAAACCTAACATTCTCCCGCAAGTTGGGGTATACATATCAAAAAGACCTAACTCATgacaaatatatgaaatttgTCCACATCGAAGAGGCTTTGTGAAAATGTCTGCTAGATGCTCCTTAGAAAGTGTGTGCACTAGCCGTATATCACCATAATTCACATTTTCTTCAACGAAACGACAATCCACCTCTCTATCTTTCGTTCACTCATGAAACACTTGATTGCTAGTAATGTGAATAGCGGATTGATTATCACAATAGAGAGTAGATGATCCGATCATATACAATCCAATCTCGGTCAAACAGCATACGAACCCATTAAAGTTCACATATAACATTAGtcatagcacgatactcggcCTCTACACTAGATCGAGAAACAACGgactgtttctttcttttccatgaCACAAGATTATCGCCGAAAAATACACAGTATCCCAAAGTAGACCAGCGATCCATAGGGCAACCGGCCCAAATTTGCATTAGAATATCCCGTTACCTCCAAAGACTTGAGAGTCAAAACAACCAGCTATATGAAGATGAACCCGATTATGGAACACAAGCCCTTGACCCGGAGCTCCCTTCAAATACCGAACAATTTGTAGGATGGCTTCCCAGTGAGTAGTACGGGGAAAGCTCATGAGTTGACTCACCACACTAACAGCAAACAAAATATTCGAACGAGTAATAGTAAGATAATTTAACTTGCCTACTAACCGACGATACTTCTCTAGATCACGAAGAAACTTTCCATGTTCATTATCAAGCCTCACCCCGGGATCTATAGGTGTGTCACCAGGCTTAGCATCATGCAAACCAATCTCCTTAAGAATGTCAAGAGAATACTTTTACGAAACCCCTAACTCACTATTATAAATAGGTGCTTTGAGTTTCACATGAAAGGGGGTTTCCACACATCAACACACagtaaagaaaatatttggagaaaggcgtgagagagagagagagagttcggcgGTGCTCTATTGATTCTCGGCTCCATCGGCCAAACCTCAGTCCCCGACGTTGTCTCGTTGCCGGCGCTACACCTTCCGTCCAGTAGCGGTTCGTAAATCATTCACGTCCACCGAGCCGAAGACACTAAAGTGAAATCAGTGAATTCTCCGAAGGAATTCCTTCATTCACGGCTACATGCAACGGGGTCCACTTGCGAGGTTGCGGTCGAAAAGGAATTGAGAAGAGGCAGTCCATCACGTGAAGTTGTGTTTCATCAGTTTGTTGTCCCTGCTAGATGACACAGAAAGTCATCAAAAGGATTAGCAATTTCAGTTAGTTTTGTCCCCGATAACTGCCAACCACCGAAGACGAGTTGCCGTACACCGAGAAGCACTTGCAAAATCTCTCTTGATTTTTGCGGGTTGTCGACCATGAACCCTAGCCGTGCGTGATCCTCCATCGGTCGGTCCGAATTCGGGGACTCGGAGGACAATTTTCGCTGCAGTTCGGAGCCAAGAATAATTCTGTTTTAGGCGGATTTCATCGGATATTCTGTGCAGAATTTTGTGGCTCATGAAAGGTAATTTTCTCATCCTTTGATTGCAAAGATGTAGTCATTTGATTTAGATTTGCATATGTTTTATGTTTGTTCTTGAATTTCATGCATCTTTTACTCTTTGgttaaacaaaattgattttcaattcTTGATTATCAAAAGAGATAACTTTTACAAGATTAGGCATCAAAGTAATAATTTTTCCGGAAAAAAAGAATTGCTCTTGAATTGCACAATTGGTTCTTATCTTgacataattttctaaaataaaaaaaaatcctaaatctaaattaggaaaatcattttcctaataggCATGACAACCTTACCCGTATTACCCATTGCCATTCGGGTACGAACCTCTAGCTTAGTAAAGACAAAAATTAGCAAATTTGATTTATTGTCTTTTAGGTCCGATTCACTATCTTTTTGAGCCGATTTTAGATTTTAGGTAttataattttcgaaaaagatgaagatggaTATCCATGATTTCTCGCTTTTGATTGTTATCTTATTGTGGATAGGGATTTTCTTTGATCTCCAATGATATCTTTATTTTCGATTGAATCTCATGAATATCAAAATtccttaaaagatttagtaagATATGGTTTTCTTTGAAAGCCCTATCTactgaattttttaggaatgtGAGGATTCTTAGAAGCCTAGGACAAAATTGAATAAGGAAATCATTCATGCATATCTTGTCTTTGCCaaaaattcaaaggaaaaagaataaaaaaaaatcagctcatCTTATCTTGTGTGATTCCATGCATATCCTGCATATTCAtttcatattttcgagtatcattTAGTCCCTCatccatttttttcaaaaatcatgcATATTATATCATAGCGTTCGCATGTCTCATAATTTGCATATCTATGTCGTGTTgtattttgccatgtcattttgcatgtcattagtAATTTAGTATCATGTTTAGGATATTCACATTAGGTTAGTCTAATTGTATGACTAAATTGCTTAGAATAAGTGCCGCATGCTATCTAGGTTAGACATGAATTTACGTGTGCTATATATAGTCTTTGCACGTTTACTTTattttaattacatgattttTTGCATGTTGCTTTGAatattgcattaatttgatatcatttttgcatgtttaatttaatcataTAAATTGCGGCAAATAGGTTAGTCTTTGCATGTCATGTATTGCATTCatctaagaaagtgaaaaaaaaaaaacacctcttTTGAACTTGAAGTGAATTCAATCACGCTTGAGTCACCGACTTAGGATGTCTCATGGAATTAACGTactgaaagggcattagctttaattaattaatataaccaagtccccgaatctttaatctctagttcataggaataaaatagtcatcccgctattttatttaggtttctaaccaatctataaaaaatggttagtggctaCTCTAAAGttaaaatcatttgaattaaTCTAAATTGCGATTTGATAGGGCTTgagagagtccgtattaggttagtcatttaATTAACTTGACAATctattaacctaaaaatttcttttagatcGCAACAACTCTGAtaccatatttttttataaaagagaGAATAATTATTATTGAGATCAAAAGAAGTATATATAGGCTTAGGTTAAAGCCTTGTACATTACATAAATAACCTAAACTTGCTAACATTATGGAGTAATAAGTAATAAACCTAACAAACACAAACgatccataaactttggcccaatatgtaatgtgatccctaaatttttaattcgttcaatatgatccccgaactttagccaatatgcaatgtgatccctaaactttggtacatgtttaatttagttcaaggactatatgaaaatgttcgaaTTTGTCCCCGATCTTGACTTAATGGAATggcaacattgaatattttcatataattcaagaaCCACACTACTTAATGGAATAAcagcattgaatattttcatataattaaaaatccacaccatattgaacaaattaaaaatccgtAAAcatattgagcaaattaaaaatttatggattaCATGgtgaccatttgtgtcattattgcATAAAATTCTCATGAGCTTGTATAAATACATTTTCTGTGTTGTAACTTGGGCTATGCAAATTCTAATCATGTTAAATTACTCaaactcgaaaaaaaagaaaaaggtaaaactAACAAGAAACTAGCGCTTTACATGTATAATTCCggcccccatatatatatatataggacgTCATCCCGATTCAATCCATGGACGATGCGACAAACAAAGCCCCTCGTAGCACAAAAAAGAATATGAAACTAGTACATTGCTATCCTGAATAGCCCCTACTAGTTTGCAATCTAGTTTTCGTTCGGTTTAGTAAAATGAGTCTAGAGAACAATTTATCCTATGTCGTGAATGTGATATGCATACGAAGATAATCTTCGACGCAACATCGTCAGCTTTAGAATCCAAGACAACATGGAGAACACACACATGAAGAAAGTTATACCCAGATTTCAAGGAACGTGACAGTACTACAACACAAATTTCAATTGAATGAAGATGCATAGGTGGTAAAACAAGACTTGTCCAAGTAAGTTAAGCCACCAATGCCTTGAGATTGGTGATTGGTGGCTTCTAAGCACAGACAACCGGTCCAGAGATGGCGGATCCCTTGACCGGAAAATGTTATACttggtaaaaaagaaaacgaacaaGTATCATACAGAGAGAGCATCATCTATATAGAGCAACCACTTTTCGATATGGGTATCATCAAGCATCATTCACAGTCATCTCTTTCAACAGTCTTGCTCAAAATGCTCCTCCATCCAGCAATTCTCTCCGcattttcaaacttttggtCAAGCGGTActtctttttcgaaaaaagcACTGATCCGACCATTCATGTGCTTTTTTCTCTGATTAGCACAAAAAGTGCAGAAACCCAAGTGGATCCTAAGTGCCAGCTTTACGAATTGGACATCTCCAGGCAAATTTCTCTGCTAAATGTCCATATCACCTGACAAACAATGGACATAAATATAAACCAAAGTTTGGAATTGAATTAACCTGCTCAGTCTTGCAACTCAGGTGCAACAAAAGCTGCTTGACGCCCAAGCAGTATCCATCTGTTAACAGAAAATGAACTCAGCCACTGCATCGGATAGTGTGAATGAATCTGCAAGGTTAGGCTTCCCAAAGACATTTACGTGAAGCAAAGATCATCCTAGGAGAGAAAGATTTCGCACTGCTAATTGGAAAATCTTACTGCAGGTTTACATTAGGCAGTTCACAGGCAGACATGAAGTATCAAAATACGACAATCCACTTCCAATAGCACAAGTCTACTCatagggccaaaaaaaaaggatagcaGTCCCACCAAACTTTGATGATAAAGCAGTATATACAAAACCCGTTTAGCTTGTCCTTCTGAGTGGAGAGACAGCAAAGAGAGGTTAGTAGGTTGCTATTGATGCCTACTCAACTCTATGTGATCTCTCCCTTGAAATCTGTCAATGCCATGAGAAGTTGGGTCAAAAGATGCTTCCGACCTCCTAGAATTGATCTCCAACTCTTTATGCTTCAACTCCAGAAACCCCCGCTCATTTTCTAGTTTCATCCTCTCATTTTCCAGCCTCAACCGCTCCATCTCCCTGTTTTTCTTGCTGCAGTATCTTAGCCACTTGAAACGCTGTTTCTCGAGCTCAAAGGATTGAGCCTGAATGCTCACACTCTGTTCTTGAAGTAGCAACATCTGTCTCTTAATCCACTCTTTTCTCTCCCATGGTGTCTTTGATGGGTCCTGAAATATATCTGCCATCTCAAATTGCAAATCCTCTTGCCTACTACACTGCGGCCATGAAGGGCCATCCTCCTCAATCATTTTCCTCTTATTAGATTCACACACTTTTCCCCGGCATCCTTCAACACCATTGTCATCCTCATCATCCAATCCATCGTCGTCATCTT is a window from the Rhodamnia argentea isolate NSW1041297 chromosome 8, ASM2092103v1, whole genome shotgun sequence genome containing:
- the LOC115735270 gene encoding pentatricopeptide repeat-containing protein At2g22410, mitochondrial, with translation MIPLHAAAHRSLLRSLPNPLLSSLLLSPLHTRSLPPHRDKPTSWNTTHAFVLSNPLLSLLERCRSMSQLMQVQAQMVATGLVSDGLALSRLVAFCAISESRDLEYCAKILYGAEDPNAFSWNVAIRGFAESERPNEAFVLYRRMLRNGGSKPDNYTYPLLLKICANSSMNRFGRGILGHVVKLGFHGDLFVRNAVIHMFVSWGEVGKAREVFDRSPVRDLVSWNSLINGYVRSGLAGNALRVYREMEAEGVMPDEVTMIGMVSSCAQLEDSKLGREFHQLIEGNGLTLTVPLANALMDMYIKCGDLEQAQEIFDNMTMRTFVSYTTMVVGYARFGFLDMARELFDGMPQKDVVPWNALIGGYVQANRSKEALALFHEMQSSNTRPDEVTMVTCLSACSQLGALEVGIWIHHYIEKHKLSLNVALGTALIDMYAKCGDIPRALRVFLEMPMKNSLTWTALICGLAHHGYALDAISFFREMLGDGLKPDEVTFLGVLSACCHGGLVEAGRNFFSQMTSEFNLFPRLKHYSCMVDLLGRAGLLEEAVKLIEGMPIKADAGVWGPLFFACRVHRNVLLGQKVALELLKLDPHDSGTYVLLANMYGEANMWEESRKVRKMMTNRGVEKIPGCSSIEVNGVVHEFIVRDKSHPQSKRVYQCLVILTRQLHLVENMVDISNLGDHPL